A single genomic interval of Carassius auratus strain Wakin chromosome 30, ASM336829v1, whole genome shotgun sequence harbors:
- the LOC113049103 gene encoding phospholipase D1-like isoform X1, with translation MDGKKKVQALPGAPQRPLQTQSDTAVLAPGRFAIQRQQLASLTEEMPTLHGSNRNRRTSGKPKYLEEYLNNLLENTFYKNYQGMLDFLTISPLSFIRDLGPKGLEGYILKRSGGHRIQGFNCIGHHQFCFRWSRRWLVVKDSFLLYMSRDPGVVSFVLLFDPELKVLVGSVYTDTKHGVCIQNNSRKLVIKCSSYRQAQWWSHEIRSLSERCEFFQKHRFEGFAPPRPDTLTKWYVNGSGYFSDVADALEQAKEEIFITDWWLSPEVFLKRPATGTYWRLDKILRRKAEQGVKVCVLLYKEVEMALNISSGYSKRTLMNLHPNIKVMRHPDHVASVVVFWAHHEKMVAIDQSVAFVGGLDLAFGRWDDSDYRLSDLEAPKTGSNAEAARESDAVDGSAVPLAEPVLECEDEVDLSCNALLWLGKDYSNFIKRDWSQLNQPFQDNVDRTQVPRIPWRDLGAVHHGKAARDLARHFIQRWNFTKIFKNKYKGDFYPYLLPKSHCTADKLPFTIPGASKASVQVLRSVDHWSAGTCEHSILNAYIHVIENSEHYIYLENQFFISCSDQKNAIGDTIVKRILRAHSERKKYRVFVVIPLLPGFEGDISQGGGNAIQAILHFTYRTINRGEHSILSRLKKQMQDEWTQYISLCGLRTHSELGQSPVTELIYVHSKALIADDRCYIIGSANINDRSMLGSRDSELAVLVEDEERVPSIMNGEEYQAGPLALALRKECFRVLLGAKSDPSLNIDDPVCDHFFNDVWNKIAQTNAIIYEKVFRCLPLDSIRNLRELQEQVNAQNLSLTDPEKAKEELKAIQGILVHFPLHFLCEEYLLPPLKSKEGMVPTEVWT, from the exons ATGGACGGTAAAAAGAAAGTACAAGCACTTCCAGGAGCTCCACAGAGACCTTTACAAACACAAAGTGATACTGCAGTTCTTGCCCCTGGAAG ATTTGCCATTCAGAGACAACAGCTGGCAAGTTTGACAGAGGAAATGCCAACTTTACATGGAAGCAATAGAAACAGGAGAACGTCTGGCAAACCG aaaTATCTGGAGGAATATTTAAACAACTTGCTAGAAAACACGTTCTACAAGAACTATCAGGGGATG TTGGACTTCCTGACAATCAGTCCACTGTCCTTCATCAGAGACCTTGGACCCAAAGGCCT TGAAGGTTATATTCTGAAACGGTCCGGGGGTCACCGTATCCAGGGGTTCAACTGCATCGGTCACCATCAGTTCTGCTTCCGCTGGTCTCGCCGTTGGCTTGTGGTGAAGGATTCGTTCCTTCTGTACATGTCCAG AGACCCTGGCGTTGTGTCGTTTGTGCTGCTGTTTGACCCCGAGCTGAAGGTGTTGGTTGGAAGTGTTTACACTGATACCAAGCATGGCGTCTGCATCCAGAACAACAGCAG gaAGCTGGTGATTAAGTGCAGTAGCTACAGGCAGGCCCAGTGGTGGAGTCATGAGATTCGGAGTCTCTCGGAGCGCTGTGAATTCTTCCAGAAGCATCGCTTTGAAGGCTTCGCCCCACCCAGACCGGACACTCTCACTAAgtg GTATGTTAATGGGAGTGGCTATTTCTCAGACGTGGCTGATGCCCTGGAACAGGCCAAGGAGGAGATCTTCATCACTGATTGGTG GCTCAGTCCAGAGGTTTTCCTTAAACGTCCAGCTACAGGAACGTACTGGCGCTTGGACAAGATTCTCAGACGCAAAGCA GAGCAGGGCGTGAaggtgtgtgtgttattgtataaGGAGGTGGAAATGGCACTGAATATCAGCAGtggctacagcaagagaacactGATGAACCTGCACCCCAATATTAAG GTGATGCGTCACCCTGATCATGTTGCTTCAGTTGTGGTCTTCTGGGCCCATCATGAGAAAATGGTTGCCATCGACCAATCAGTGGCCTTTGTGGGTGGGTTGGATCTTGCGTTCGGGAGGTGGGATGACAGCGACTATAGGCTGAGTGATTTGGAAGCCCCAAAAACAGGCAGTAATGCAGAGGCAGCCCGAGAG TCTGATGCTGTGGATGGCTCGGCAGTTCCTCTGGCAGAACCTGTGTTAGAGTGTGAGGATGAAGTGGATCTGAGCTGCAATGCCCTCTTGTGGTTGGGAAAAGATTACAGCAACTTTATCAAGAGAGACTGGTCACAGCTGAACCAGCCCTTTCAAG ACAATGTTGACAGAACTCAGGTGCCACGCATCCCCTGGCGAGACCTGGGTGCTGTGCATCATGGGAAGGCAGCAAGAGATCTCGCACGACACTTCATCCAGCGATGGAACTTCACTAAG ATCTTTAAGAACAAGTACAAGGGTGACTTCTACCCGTACCTACTGCCGAAATCCCACTGCACTGCAGATAAGCTGCCATTCACCATCCCTGGTGCCTCAAAAGCCTCTGTACAG GTTCTTCGTTCTGTGGATCACTGGTCTGCTGGCACATGTGAACATTCGATCCTCAATGCCTATATACATGTTATTGAGAACAGCGAGCATTACATTTATCTAGAG AACCAGTTCTTCATCAGCTGCTCAGATCAGAAGAATGCCATTGGAGACACTATTGTCAAACGGATCCTACGGGCTCACAG TGAGAGGAAGAAGTACAGGGTGTTTGTTGTAATTCCTCTGCTGCCCGGCTTTGAGGGTGACATCAGCCAGGGAGGAGGAAATGCCATTCAGGCTATACTGCACTTCAcctacag AACGATTAATCGAGGAGAACACTCCATTCTCTCAAGATTAAAGAAGCAAA TGCAGGACGAATGGACACAGTATATTTCTCTGTGTGGTCTGCGCACACACTCTGAGCTCGGCCAGTCCCCTGTAACAGAGCTCATCTACGTCCACAGCAAAGCCCTCATCGCTGACGACCGTTGCTACATCATAG GGTCAGCTAATATCAATGACAGGAGCATGCTGGGTAGTCGTGACAGTGAGCTGGCAGTGCTGGTGGAGGATGAAGAAAGAGTTCCCTCAATCATGAACGGAGAGGAGTACCAGGCTGGACCCCTAGCACTCGCCTTACGAAAGGAGTGCTTCAG AGTACTTCTCGGAGCAAAATCTGACCCCAGTCTGAACATTGATGATCCAGTCTGTGATCATTTCTTCAACGATGTTTGGAACAAAATTGCCCAAACAAATGCCATCATCTATGAGAAG GTTTTCCGATGTCTTCCACTGGACTCCATCCGCAACTTGCGTGAGCTGCAGGAACAAGTGAATGCTCAAAACCTCAGTCTTACTGACCCGGAGAAAGCCAAAGAAGAATTAAAGGCAATCCAGGGCATCCTGGTCCATTTCCCACTGCACTTCCTGTGCGAGGAGTACCTTCTCCCACCTCTTAAAAGCAAAGAAGGAATGGTTCCTACGGAGGTGTGGACATAG
- the LOC113049103 gene encoding phospholipase D2-like isoform X2, translating into MAGSETDAAKRWQKCVDTVLCDLTKEQLKSIENNSEERDFFVVHHLADLKECCISPLIHGTPITCKVENTERYTTRSKVRVCTLYTVRLTHGEFTWTVKRKYKHFQELHRDLYKHKVILQFLPLEGKFAIQRQQLASLTEEMPTLHGSNRNRRTSGKPKYLEEYLNNLLENTFYKNYQGMLDFLTISPLSFIRDLGPKGLEGYILKRSGGHRIQGFNCIGHHQFCFRWSRRWLVVKDSFLLYMSRDPGVVSFVLLFDPELKVLVGSVYTDTKHGVCIQNNSRKLVIKCSSYRQAQWWSHEIRSLSERCEFFQKHRFEGFAPPRPDTLTKWYVNGSGYFSDVADALEQAKEEIFITDWWLSPEVFLKRPATGTYWRLDKILRRKAEQGVKVCVLLYKEVEMALNISSGYSKRTLMNLHPNIKVMRHPDHVASVVVFWAHHEKMVAIDQSVAFVGGLDLAFGRWDDSDYRLSDLEAPKTGSNAEAARESDAVDGSAVPLAEPVLECEDEVDLSCNALLWLGKDYSNFIKRDWSQLNQPFQDNVDRTQVPRIPWRDLGAVHHGKAARDLARHFIQRWNFTKIFKNKYKGDFYPYLLPKSHCTADKLPFTIPGASKASVQVLRSVDHWSAGTCEHSILNAYIHVIENSEHYIYLENQFFISCSDQKNAIGDTIVKRILRAHSERKKYRVFVVIPLLPGFEGDISQGGGNAIQAILHFTYRTINRGEHSILSRLKKQMQDEWTQYISLCGLRTHSELGQSPVTELIYVHSKALIADDRCYIIGSANINDRSMLGSRDSELAVLVEDEERVPSIMNGEEYQAGPLALALRKECFRVLLGAKSDPSLNIDDPVCDHFFNDVWNKIAQTNAIIYEKVFRCLPLDSIRNLRELQEQVNAQNLSLTDPEKAKEELKAIQGILVHFPLHFLCEEYLLPPLKSKEGMVPTEVWT; encoded by the exons ATGGCTGGTTCTGAGACAGATGCAGCAAAAAGGTGGCAGAAATGTGTGGACACTGTGCTGTGTGATCTAACTAAGGAGCAACTGAAATCTATTGAAAACAACAGTG AGGAACGGGACTTTTTTGTGGTACATCACCTGGCAGACCTGAAAGAATGCTGCATCTCTCCTCTCATTCATGGCACACCTATCACCTGTAAAGTGGAAAACACAGAGCGATACACCACCCGCTCTAAG GTACGTGTGTGCACTCTCTACACGGTCCGTCTGACACATGGCGAGTTCACATGGACGGTAAAAAGAAAGTACAAGCACTTCCAGGAGCTCCACAGAGACCTTTACAAACACAAAGTGATACTGCAGTTCTTGCCCCTGGAAGGTAA ATTTGCCATTCAGAGACAACAGCTGGCAAGTTTGACAGAGGAAATGCCAACTTTACATGGAAGCAATAGAAACAGGAGAACGTCTGGCAAACCG aaaTATCTGGAGGAATATTTAAACAACTTGCTAGAAAACACGTTCTACAAGAACTATCAGGGGATG TTGGACTTCCTGACAATCAGTCCACTGTCCTTCATCAGAGACCTTGGACCCAAAGGCCT TGAAGGTTATATTCTGAAACGGTCCGGGGGTCACCGTATCCAGGGGTTCAACTGCATCGGTCACCATCAGTTCTGCTTCCGCTGGTCTCGCCGTTGGCTTGTGGTGAAGGATTCGTTCCTTCTGTACATGTCCAG AGACCCTGGCGTTGTGTCGTTTGTGCTGCTGTTTGACCCCGAGCTGAAGGTGTTGGTTGGAAGTGTTTACACTGATACCAAGCATGGCGTCTGCATCCAGAACAACAGCAG gaAGCTGGTGATTAAGTGCAGTAGCTACAGGCAGGCCCAGTGGTGGAGTCATGAGATTCGGAGTCTCTCGGAGCGCTGTGAATTCTTCCAGAAGCATCGCTTTGAAGGCTTCGCCCCACCCAGACCGGACACTCTCACTAAgtg GTATGTTAATGGGAGTGGCTATTTCTCAGACGTGGCTGATGCCCTGGAACAGGCCAAGGAGGAGATCTTCATCACTGATTGGTG GCTCAGTCCAGAGGTTTTCCTTAAACGTCCAGCTACAGGAACGTACTGGCGCTTGGACAAGATTCTCAGACGCAAAGCA GAGCAGGGCGTGAaggtgtgtgtgttattgtataaGGAGGTGGAAATGGCACTGAATATCAGCAGtggctacagcaagagaacactGATGAACCTGCACCCCAATATTAAG GTGATGCGTCACCCTGATCATGTTGCTTCAGTTGTGGTCTTCTGGGCCCATCATGAGAAAATGGTTGCCATCGACCAATCAGTGGCCTTTGTGGGTGGGTTGGATCTTGCGTTCGGGAGGTGGGATGACAGCGACTATAGGCTGAGTGATTTGGAAGCCCCAAAAACAGGCAGTAATGCAGAGGCAGCCCGAGAG TCTGATGCTGTGGATGGCTCGGCAGTTCCTCTGGCAGAACCTGTGTTAGAGTGTGAGGATGAAGTGGATCTGAGCTGCAATGCCCTCTTGTGGTTGGGAAAAGATTACAGCAACTTTATCAAGAGAGACTGGTCACAGCTGAACCAGCCCTTTCAAG ACAATGTTGACAGAACTCAGGTGCCACGCATCCCCTGGCGAGACCTGGGTGCTGTGCATCATGGGAAGGCAGCAAGAGATCTCGCACGACACTTCATCCAGCGATGGAACTTCACTAAG ATCTTTAAGAACAAGTACAAGGGTGACTTCTACCCGTACCTACTGCCGAAATCCCACTGCACTGCAGATAAGCTGCCATTCACCATCCCTGGTGCCTCAAAAGCCTCTGTACAG GTTCTTCGTTCTGTGGATCACTGGTCTGCTGGCACATGTGAACATTCGATCCTCAATGCCTATATACATGTTATTGAGAACAGCGAGCATTACATTTATCTAGAG AACCAGTTCTTCATCAGCTGCTCAGATCAGAAGAATGCCATTGGAGACACTATTGTCAAACGGATCCTACGGGCTCACAG TGAGAGGAAGAAGTACAGGGTGTTTGTTGTAATTCCTCTGCTGCCCGGCTTTGAGGGTGACATCAGCCAGGGAGGAGGAAATGCCATTCAGGCTATACTGCACTTCAcctacag AACGATTAATCGAGGAGAACACTCCATTCTCTCAAGATTAAAGAAGCAAA TGCAGGACGAATGGACACAGTATATTTCTCTGTGTGGTCTGCGCACACACTCTGAGCTCGGCCAGTCCCCTGTAACAGAGCTCATCTACGTCCACAGCAAAGCCCTCATCGCTGACGACCGTTGCTACATCATAG GGTCAGCTAATATCAATGACAGGAGCATGCTGGGTAGTCGTGACAGTGAGCTGGCAGTGCTGGTGGAGGATGAAGAAAGAGTTCCCTCAATCATGAACGGAGAGGAGTACCAGGCTGGACCCCTAGCACTCGCCTTACGAAAGGAGTGCTTCAG AGTACTTCTCGGAGCAAAATCTGACCCCAGTCTGAACATTGATGATCCAGTCTGTGATCATTTCTTCAACGATGTTTGGAACAAAATTGCCCAAACAAATGCCATCATCTATGAGAAG GTTTTCCGATGTCTTCCACTGGACTCCATCCGCAACTTGCGTGAGCTGCAGGAACAAGTGAATGCTCAAAACCTCAGTCTTACTGACCCGGAGAAAGCCAAAGAAGAATTAAAGGCAATCCAGGGCATCCTGGTCCATTTCCCACTGCACTTCCTGTGCGAGGAGTACCTTCTCCCACCTCTTAAAAGCAAAGAAGGAATGGTTCCTACGGAGGTGTGGACATAG